One Triticum dicoccoides isolate Atlit2015 ecotype Zavitan chromosome 5B, WEW_v2.0, whole genome shotgun sequence genomic window carries:
- the LOC119307499 gene encoding probable glucan 1,3-beta-glucosidase A, producing the protein MRSRLFHYSLLLVLCFLSRSSAAMAAPRLPVRAVNLGGWLVTEGWILPSLFDGIPNNDLLDGTQLQFKSVTQNAYVAAENGGGAGLVANRPQASGWETFKLWRINEVTFNFKVFGNQFVGVKSDGSLVATAASPGRPETFRLVRSPGDQYRMRIMAPNGLFLQANKDASLTADYGQSTSWGDDDPSVFAVTRVTGLQGEYQICNGYGTAKATPILRNHWSTYIVEADFRFISESGLTAVRIPVGWWIANDPRPRTPYVGGSLKTLDKAFKWAEKYNLGVIIDLHAAPGSQNPFEHSSSKDGSQDWGTTDTNIAQTVQVIDFLASRYAKSPSLLAVELMNEPLAPGVSLESLKTYYRDGYNAVRKHSSDAYVIMSNRLSSPDPTELLGLAGGLPGSVIDVHYYALFNNMFDTFTVQQNIEFIKTNYSSDLSIVTRENGPLTFVGEWVAEWKVPNAAKQEFQMFANAQMDVYGRATFGWSYWTLKNVNNHWSMEWMINNGYISLKS; encoded by the exons ATGAGGAGCCGCCTCTTCCACTACTCCTTGCTCCTCGTGCTGTGCTTCCTCTCCCGAAGCTCGGCAGCTATGGCTGCTCCTCGTCTCCCCGTGCGAGCGGTGAACCTCGGAGGGTGGCTGGTCACGGAGGGCTGGATCCTGCCGTCCCTCTTCGACGGCATCCCCAACAACGATCTCCTG GACGGCACGCAGCTGCAGTTCAAGTCGGTAACGCAGAACGCCTACGTGGCCGCGGAgaatggcggcggcgcggggctggtGGCGAACCGGCCTCAGGCGTCTGGCTGGGAGACCTTCAAGCTGTGGCGGATCAACGAGGTGACATTCAACTTCAAAGTGTTCGGCAACCAGTTCGTGGGCGTCAAGAGCGACGGCTCGCTGGTCGCGACGGCCGCGTCGCCGGGGCGGCCAGAGACGTTCCGATTGGTCCGCAGCCCCGGCGACCAGTACAGGATGCGGATCATGGCGCCCAACGGTCTCTTCTTGCAG GCAAACAAAGATGCCTCGCTGACGGCGGACTATGGCCAGAGCACCAGCTGGGGCGACGACGACCCGTCGGTGTTCGCGGTGACCAGAGTGACGGGGCTACAAGGGGAGTACCAGATCTGCAACGGCTAtgggactgcaaaggctacacctaTTCTCAGG AACCATTGGAGCACATATATAGTGGAAGCTGACTTCAGGTTCATCTCCGAAAGCGGGCTGACCGCAGTGAGAATACCAGTGGGATGGTGGATCGCTAACGACCCCAGACCTCGAACACCTTACGTTGGAGGTTCACTTAAAACCTTAGACAAGGCATTCAAATGGGCAGA GAAGTACAATCTAGGCGTCATCATTGACCTACATGCAGCTCCTGGGTCGCAAAATCCCTTTGAGCACAGCTCCTCCAAGGATGGCTCACAGGACTGGGGCACCACCGACACTAACATCGCACAAACTGTGCAAGTGATAGATTTTCTCGCATCCAGGTACGCCAAAAGCCCAAGCCTCCTTGCAGTTGAGCTAATGAACGAGCCGTTGGCACCCGGTGTATCCCTGGAGAGCCTAAAAACGTACTACCGCGACGGGTACAACGCCGTCAGGAAGCACTCATCGGATGCCTACGTGATCATGTCCAACCGGTTGTCATCCCCGGACCCAACAGAGCTCCTCGGGCTCGCTGGCGGGTTACCTGGATCCGTCATCGATGTGCATTACTACGCGTTGTTCAACAACATGTTTGATACTTTCACCGTGCAACAAAATATTGAATTCATCAAGACCAACTACTCAAGCGATCTTAGCATTGTCACGAGGGAAAATGGTCCCCTCACCTTTGTAG GAGAATGGGTGGCTGAGTGGAAGGTGCCTAATGCAGCGAAGCAAGAGTTCCAAATGTTTGCAAATGCACAGATGGATGTGTATGGGAGGGCAACGTTTGGATGGTCCTATTGGACTCTCAAGAATGTGAACAACCACTGGAGTATGGAGTGGATGATTAACAATGGATACATCTCCTTGAAAAGCTAG